A genomic stretch from Candidatus Syntrophosphaera sp. includes:
- a CDS encoding NAD-dependent deacylase: MIIHKATRLLVLTGAGISAESGLKTFRDGDGLWENHRMEDVATPEAFSRDPQMVWRFYKARREQALKAKPNPGHYALVELEEYLGSNFNLITQNVDCLHKVAGNKNPIEMHGSLEACFCTRCTAKYPISEIDPQAPVPACPQCASALRPDIVWFGELPYQMQEIEWLLQNCDVFLLVGTSGVVFPAAGFVMTAKYLGAKTMAVNLDPTVNREFIDEFHQGRAGEILPRLVKEWLQRAD; this comes from the coding sequence ATGATCATCCACAAAGCGACTCGTCTGCTTGTTCTGACCGGAGCGGGAATCAGCGCCGAATCAGGCCTGAAGACTTTCCGGGATGGTGACGGGCTCTGGGAAAACCACCGCATGGAGGATGTCGCCACGCCGGAAGCTTTCTCGCGCGATCCCCAAATGGTCTGGCGCTTCTACAAAGCCCGCCGGGAACAGGCTTTGAAAGCCAAACCCAATCCCGGGCACTATGCTCTGGTGGAACTGGAAGAATACCTGGGAAGCAACTTCAACCTGATCACCCAGAATGTGGACTGCCTGCATAAGGTGGCCGGGAACAAGAATCCGATCGAAATGCACGGTTCCCTCGAAGCATGTTTTTGCACCCGGTGTACCGCCAAATATCCTATATCAGAAATTGATCCCCAAGCTCCAGTCCCTGCCTGCCCCCAGTGCGCTTCAGCCTTGCGTCCGGACATTGTCTGGTTTGGCGAACTGCCCTATCAGATGCAGGAGATCGAGTGGCTGTTGCAGAATTGCGATGTGTTTTTGCTCGTGGGAACCAGCGGAGTGGTGTTTCCCGCGGCGGGTTTTGTGATGACCGCCAAATATCTGGGCGCCAAAACCATGGCCGTGAATCTTGATCCGACGGTCAACCGCGAGTTCATTGATGAGTTTCACCAAGGCAGGGCCGGCGAGATCCTGCCCCGCCTGGTGAAAGAATGGCTACAAAGGGCAGATTAG